Proteins found in one Solitalea lacus genomic segment:
- the pheT gene encoding phenylalanine--tRNA ligase subunit beta has protein sequence MKISYSWLKQYINTELSPEEISKILTNTGLEVESLEKIQTVPGGLEGLVIGHVTFREKHPNADKLSVTKVNVGGERELDIVCGAPNVTSGQKVVVATVGCTVYPSSGEPFEIKKAKIRGEVSEGMICAEDEIGLGESHAGIMVLPEDAPIGMPAKEYFKIEDDYCFEIGLTPNRIDAASHIGVAGDIAAFLKSQVILPSVDGFKVDNHDLTIGVEVVDAEACPRYSGVTISNVTVKDSPEWLQNKLRAIHIRPINNIVDVTNFVLHETGQPLHAFDAAEIKGNKVIVRKAAEGTKFVTLDGVERIHSAEDLMICNADEEMCIAGVFGGLQSGVKNETKSIFLESAYFNPVLVRKTGKRHNLKTDSSFRFERGTDANATVFALKRAALLIKEVAGGSISSEVVDIYPTEVKKAEVEITYKNVHRLIGKQIPAEEIKSILAALNFDILAENIDGLHVGVPTNKVDVTREVDVIEEILRIYGYNNIEIPTILNSSLSFAVKPDREKLQNAVSDFYTANGFNEIMSNSLTKSAYSQLTATISSEENVEILNPLSSDLDVLRQTLLFSGLEAIAYNQNRKNADLKLYEFGKIYKKTENGYFEEPRLALFVTGRKEQEQWNATNDQVDYFSLKGFVDALLTKLKVSVVSSEVVKNDLISEGLTYKKGKNVIVQLGQINKAILKKMDIDKPVFFADINWEYLLKVQLNNKTEYTEVAKFPAVRRDLSMLVDSSLNFSQLKDLAFQAEKNLLKEVNIFDKYEGDKLPQGKKSYALSFVIQDEEKTLTDKQIDAIMQKLVTGFEKLGAEIRK, from the coding sequence ATGAAGATTTCTTATAGCTGGTTAAAACAATATATTAATACAGAATTAAGTCCTGAGGAGATCTCAAAAATTCTTACTAACACAGGATTAGAAGTTGAAAGTCTGGAGAAAATTCAGACCGTTCCTGGAGGACTAGAAGGGCTCGTGATTGGCCATGTTACTTTCCGTGAAAAACATCCCAATGCTGATAAGTTAAGCGTTACAAAAGTAAATGTTGGGGGAGAGCGTGAGTTGGATATTGTGTGTGGTGCTCCAAATGTGACTTCCGGACAAAAGGTGGTGGTGGCTACGGTTGGTTGTACGGTTTATCCAAGTTCGGGTGAGCCATTTGAAATTAAGAAAGCCAAAATACGTGGTGAGGTTTCAGAAGGAATGATCTGTGCCGAAGATGAAATTGGTTTGGGTGAGTCGCACGCAGGAATTATGGTATTGCCGGAAGACGCACCTATTGGTATGCCGGCAAAGGAGTATTTCAAAATAGAAGATGATTACTGTTTTGAAATAGGCCTAACACCAAACCGCATAGATGCAGCCTCGCATATTGGAGTGGCTGGTGATATTGCAGCCTTTCTGAAAAGTCAAGTGATCCTTCCTTCGGTTGATGGGTTTAAGGTTGATAACCATGACTTAACGATTGGAGTTGAGGTGGTTGATGCTGAAGCCTGCCCTCGTTACTCAGGAGTAACCATTTCGAACGTAACCGTTAAAGATTCTCCTGAATGGTTGCAAAATAAACTACGTGCCATTCACATCAGACCGATCAATAATATAGTGGATGTGACCAATTTCGTTTTGCATGAAACTGGCCAACCATTACATGCTTTTGACGCTGCAGAGATCAAAGGCAATAAAGTAATCGTTCGCAAAGCTGCTGAAGGTACGAAGTTTGTAACTTTGGATGGCGTTGAACGCATCCATTCTGCTGAAGACCTGATGATCTGCAATGCTGATGAAGAAATGTGTATTGCCGGAGTTTTTGGAGGATTACAATCAGGGGTGAAGAACGAAACCAAATCTATATTCCTTGAATCTGCATATTTCAACCCTGTTTTAGTTCGTAAAACCGGTAAACGTCATAATCTCAAAACGGATTCATCATTCCGATTTGAGCGTGGTACCGATGCTAATGCAACTGTTTTCGCATTAAAACGTGCTGCTTTGCTGATTAAAGAAGTGGCAGGAGGTTCAATTTCTTCGGAGGTTGTTGATATCTATCCTACGGAAGTTAAAAAAGCTGAAGTGGAGATCACTTATAAAAATGTGCATCGTTTAATCGGTAAACAAATCCCTGCTGAAGAGATCAAATCAATACTCGCTGCGTTGAACTTTGATATTTTAGCCGAAAATATCGATGGATTACATGTAGGAGTACCCACCAATAAAGTGGATGTTACACGCGAAGTTGATGTTATTGAGGAGATTTTGCGTATTTACGGATACAATAACATCGAAATTCCAACAATACTTAACTCATCTTTGTCATTCGCTGTGAAGCCCGACAGAGAAAAGTTGCAAAATGCAGTTTCTGATTTCTATACGGCTAATGGCTTTAATGAAATCATGTCTAATTCATTAACCAAATCAGCCTATAGTCAGTTAACTGCAACAATTAGTTCTGAGGAAAACGTTGAGATTTTAAATCCATTGAGCAGTGATTTAGACGTGTTGCGTCAAACTTTATTGTTTTCGGGATTAGAAGCAATAGCCTACAATCAAAATAGGAAAAACGCTGATTTAAAACTGTATGAATTCGGCAAAATCTACAAAAAGACTGAAAATGGCTATTTTGAAGAACCTCGTTTAGCTCTTTTTGTTACCGGTCGTAAAGAACAGGAGCAATGGAATGCTACAAATGACCAGGTTGATTATTTCTCGCTGAAAGGTTTTGTTGATGCGCTTTTAACAAAGTTGAAAGTATCTGTTGTATCATCAGAGGTAGTTAAAAATGATTTGATTAGCGAGGGACTTACCTATAAAAAAGGTAAAAATGTAATTGTTCAGTTAGGTCAAATTAACAAAGCCATCCTTAAAAAGATGGATATCGACAAACCTGTCTTTTTTGCTGACATTAATTGGGAATATTTGTTAAAAGTACAGCTGAATAATAAGACAGAATATACAGAAGTGGCTAAGTTCCCTGCTGTTCGTCGAGATTTGTCGATGTTGGTTGATAGCTCGTTAAACTTTTCTCAGCTGAAAGATCTTGCATTTCAGGCTGAAAAGAACTTGCTGAAAGAGGTTAATATTTTTGATAAATACGAAGGTGATAAATTGCCACAGGGCAAGAAATCATATGCGTTGAGTTTTGTTATTCAAGATGAGGAGAAAACCCTTACTGATAAGCAAATTGACGCTATTATGCAAAAGTTGGTAACCGGATTTGAAAAACTGGGTGCTGAAATTAGAAAATAA
- a CDS encoding cell division protein ZapA, with product MGEISIKINIADRVYPLRINASEEETVRKAAKEINDRIKMLMQNYEVKDKQDLLSMCVLHYATAALKFDGKRLIEDDGISDKIAELDQQLSQFLASQ from the coding sequence ATGGGAGAAATTTCCATTAAAATAAATATTGCCGACAGGGTGTATCCGTTGCGTATTAACGCTTCTGAAGAGGAAACTGTAAGGAAAGCCGCCAAGGAAATTAATGACCGGATAAAGATGCTGATGCAAAATTATGAGGTTAAGGATAAACAAGATTTACTATCAATGTGCGTATTGCATTATGCAACAGCTGCTCTCAAATTCGATGGTAAACGTTTAATTGAAGATGATGGCATCTCCGATAAGATAGCTGAACTTGATCAACAGTTGAGCCAGTTTCTAGCTAGTCAGTAA